In one Acanthochromis polyacanthus isolate Apoly-LR-REF ecotype Palm Island chromosome 20, KAUST_Apoly_ChrSc, whole genome shotgun sequence genomic region, the following are encoded:
- the u2surp gene encoding U2 snRNP-associated SURP motif-containing protein isoform X1: protein MADRAPGGSQKASAKALLESKLKSFSIGKMAVAKRTLSKKEQDDIKKKEDERAAAEIYEEFLAAFEGGGEGKVKAFVRGGLANATKEETAADEKRGKLYKPKSRFETQPKSILPLETPPQFLALDKRHTLKKNTEKEKKKSNLELFKEELKQIQEERDERHKMKGRVSRFEPLSGMDGRRSSDGSSRRNRPSSVLDDCAPGSHDVGDPSTTNLYLGNINPQMNEEMLCQEFGRYGPLASVKIMWPRTDEERARERNCGFVAFMNRRDAERALKNLNGKMIMNFEMKLGWGKGVPIPPHPIYIPPSMMEHTLPPPPSGLPFNAQPRERLKNPNAPLLPPPKNKEEFEKTLSQAIVKVVIPTERNLLSLIHRMIEFVVREGPMFEAMIMNREINNPMYRFLFENQSPAHVYYRWKLYSILQGEAPAKWRTDDFRMFKNGSLWRPPPLNPYLHGPYDDGEEEEEEEEGSKKGCLKEEERDKLEEMLRGLTPRRGDIAEAMLFCLSHAEAAEEIVECITESLSILKTPLPKKIARLYLVSDVLYNSSAKVSNASYYRKYFETKLCQIFSDLNATYKTIQGHLQCENFKQRVMSCFRAWEDWAVYPDPFLIKLQNIFLGLVNLAAEKEPVTLVVEAEVAEDIDGAPIGEYVDGTPLEDVDGVPIDAGHIDGAPIDGAPLDDLDGVPIKPMEEDIDGIPFDASKETAFKVAPSKWEAVDEAELEAQAVTTSKWEMFEQPEETKKDDEDSDDDDRSPRSEDNQSYSNPIRDDSDIKAKMSEMNEEKRTKLREIEVKVMKFQDELESGKRPKKPGQSIQEQVEHYRDKLLQKEKEKEKLEREKEREKKEKEKAEARLKELKKEKEKEDTPTRKDRYLSPAVDRKRRHSGSPSPTRSGSRRGRSSSPRSERSERSERSDRSYSKDTSSRSSHKDSPRSSNKKSSKRSPSSPRTPKRSRRSRSRTPKKSAKKSRSKSRSPHRSHKKSKKSKH from the exons ATGGCGGACCGAGCGCCTGGTGGCTCTCAAAAAGCTAGCGCTAAG GCGCTTCTTGAGAGCAAGCTGAAGTCTTTCAGTATTGGCAAAATGGCAGTGGCAAAGAGGACCCTAAGCAAGAAGGAACAAGATgatataaagaaaaaa GAAGATGAGCGGGCAGCAGCAGAGATTTATGAGGAGTTTCTTGCTGCTTTTGAAGGTGGGGGTGAGGGCAAAGTCAAGGCCTTTGTCCGTGGAGGTCTTGCAAATGCAACAAAAG AGgaaacagctgctgatgaaaagagaggaaaactgTACAAGCCGAAGTCACGTTTTGAGACCCAGCCAAAAAGCATATTGCCTTTGGAAACTCCACCTCAGTTTTTAGCATTAGACAAAAGACAT ACTTTgaagaaaaatactgaaaaggagaagaagaagagtaaCTTGGAGCTCTTCAAAGAAGAACTTAAACA aataCAGGAAGAAAGGGATGAGAGACACAAGATGAAAGGCCGTGTCAGTCGTTTTGAACCTCTCTCGGGCATGGATGGAAGACGCTCAT cGGATGGTTCTTCAAGAAGAAACCGTCCGTCCAGTG TTTTGGATGACTGTGCTCCAGGGTCCCATGATGTCGGAGATCCATCCACTACTAACTTGTACCTTGGAAACATCAATCCACAG ATGAACGAGGAGATGCTGTGTCAAGAGTTTGGTCGCTACGGCCCACTGGCCAGTGTGAAAATCATGTGGCCGAGGACAGATGAGGAAAGGGCTCGGGAGAGGAACTGTGGCTTTGTGGCTTTCATGAACAGGAGGGATGCTGAGCGAGCACTCAAGAACTTAAATG GAAAGATGATAATGAACTTTGAGATGAAACTAGGATGGGGCAAAGGTGTGCCCATTCCACCTCATCCCATCTACATCCCTCCTTCCATGATGGAGCATACACTCCCACCACCTCCCTCTGGCCTACCCTTCAATGCACAGCCCCGGGAGAGGCTAAAGAACCCCAATGCCCCCCTGCTCCCTCCACCCAAAAACAAGGAGGAGTTTGAGAAG ACTCTGTCGCAAGCCATAGTCAAAGTGGTTATCCCAACAGAAAG GAATTTACTCTCTCTCATCCACCGAATGATCGAGTTTGTGGTGCGTGAAGGCCCAATGTTTGAAGCCATGATCATGAACAGAGAAATCAACAATCCCATGTACAG gtTTTTATTTGAGAACCAGAGCCCAGCACATGTGTACTACCGGTGGAAGCTCTACTCCATACTACAG GGTGAAGCACCAGCCAAATGGCGGACAGACGACTTTAGGATGTTTAAAAATGGCTCTCTTTGGCGTCCGCCTCCTCTTAATCCATATCTCCATGGTCCTTATGATGatggggaggaagaggaggaagaggaggagggcagCAAGAAAGGCTGCTTGAAAGAAGA GGAAAGGGACAAACTAGAGGAGATGCTCCGTGGTTTGACACCCAGGAGGGGAGACATTGCTGAGGCCATGCTGTTCTGTCTCAGCCACGCTGAAGCTGCTGAAGAGATTGTCGAGTGTATCACAGAGTCCCTCTCCATCCTAAAGACTCCTCTACCCAAGAAG ATTGCACGGTTATATCTGGTTTCTGATGTGCTGTACAACTCTTCTGCCAAAGTATCCAATGCGTCCTACTACAGAAAATA CTTTGAGACAAAACTCTGCCAGATTTTCTCAGACCTCAACGCAACTTACAAAACGATACAAGGCCACCTTCAGTGTGAGAACtttaag caaCGGGTGATGTCATGTTTCCGGGCGTGGGAGGACTGGGCTGTGTACCCAGACCCCTTCCTTATCAAGCTGCAGAATATCTTCCTGGGTCTGGTTAATCTCGCTGCAGAGAAGGAGCCTGTGACCCTCGTTGTTGAG GCTGAGGTAGCTGAGGACATTGATGGGGCTCCAATAGGAGAGTACGTAGACGGCACTCCTCTGGAGGATGTGGATGGGGTGCCCATTGACGCAGGGCACATTGATGGGGCACCAATCGACGGAGCCCCTCTGGATGACCTAGATGGAGTTCCTATCAAGCCCATGGAAGAGGACATAGATGGAATACCTT TTGATGCATCCAAGGAGACGGCCTTCAAGGTAGCGCCCTCAAAGTGGGAAGCAGTGGACGAGGCAGAGTTAGAGGCTCAAG CCGTGACAACCTCAAAATGGGAGATGTTTGAGCAACCAGAAGAAACCAAAAA GGATGATGAGGACAGTGACGATGATGACAGGAGCCCTCGATCAGAAGATAATCAAAGTTACTCCAACCCCATCAGAGATGACTCTGATATTAAGGCAAAGATGTCTGAAATGAATGAGGAGAAGCGCACCAAGCTCAGAGAGATAGAG GTCAAAGTCATGAAATTCCAGGATGAGCTCGAGTCTGGGAAAAGACCTAAGAAGCCTGGCCAGAGCATTCAGGAGCAGGTGGAGCACTACAGGGACAAACTACTACAAAAG gaaaaagagaaggagaaactTGAgcgggagaaagagagggagaagaaagagaaggagaaagctGAGGCACGGTTGAAAGagctaaagaaggaaaaagagaaggAGGACACGCCAACCAGGAAGGACAG ATATTTGTCCCCTGCGGTTGATAGGAAGCGGCGTCACAGCGGCTCACCCAGTCCGACACGAAGCGGCAGCAGAAGAGGACGATCATCCTCGCCCCGTTCAGAGCGGTCAGAAAGATCAGAACGCTCTGACCGATCGTACTCTAAAGATACATCCTCACGCTCTTCACATAAAGACTCTCCTCGATCCAGCAACAAAAAGTCATCCAAGAG ATCTCCCTCATCACCTCGCACACCTAAACGATCCAGGAGGTCGCGCTCCAGGACGCCCAAGAAATCAGCTAAGAAGTCCCGCTCCAAATCAAGGTCTCCGCACCGATCTCACAAAAAGTCGAAGAAGAGCAAACACTGA
- the u2surp gene encoding U2 snRNP-associated SURP motif-containing protein isoform X2 — MADRAPGGSQKASAKALLESKLKSFSIGKMAVAKRTLSKKEQDDIKKKEDERAAAEIYEEFLAAFEGGGEGKVKAFVRGGLANATKEETAADEKRGKLYKPKSRFETQPKSILPLETPPQFLALDKRHTLKKNTEKEKKKSNLELFKEELKQIQEERDERHKMKGRVSRFEPLSGMDGRRSSDGSSRRNRPSSVLDDCAPGSHDVGDPSTTNLYLGNINPQMNEEMLCQEFGRYGPLASVKIMWPRTDEERARERNCGFVAFMNRRDAERALKNLNGKMIMNFEMKLGWGKGVPIPPHPIYIPPSMMEHTLPPPPSGLPFNAQPRERLKNPNAPLLPPPKNKEEFEKTLSQAIVKVVIPTERNLLSLIHRMIEFVVREGPMFEAMIMNREINNPMYRFLFENQSPAHVYYRWKLYSILQGEAPAKWRTDDFRMFKNGSLWRPPPLNPYLHGPYDDGEEEEEEEEGSKKGCLKEEERDKLEEMLRGLTPRRGDIAEAMLFCLSHAEAAEEIVECITESLSILKTPLPKKIARLYLVSDVLYNSSAKVSNASYYRKYFETKLCQIFSDLNATYKTIQGHLQCENFKQRVMSCFRAWEDWAVYPDPFLIKLQNIFLGLVNLAAEKEPVTLVVEAEVAEDIDGAPIGEYVDGTPLEDVDGVPIDAGHIDGAPIDGAPLDDLDGVPIKPMEEDIDGIPFDASKETAFKVAPSKWEAVDEAELEAQAVTTSKWEMFEQPEETKKDDEDSDDDDRSPRSEDNQSYSNPIRDDSDIKAKMSEMNEEKRTKLREIEVKVMKFQDELESGKRPKKPGQSIQEQVEHYRDKLLQKEKEKEKLEREKEREKKEKEKAEARLKELKKEKEKEDTPTRKDRKRRHSGSPSPTRSGSRRGRSSSPRSERSERSERSDRSYSKDTSSRSSHKDSPRSSNKKSSKRSPSSPRTPKRSRRSRSRTPKKSAKKSRSKSRSPHRSHKKSKKSKH; from the exons ATGGCGGACCGAGCGCCTGGTGGCTCTCAAAAAGCTAGCGCTAAG GCGCTTCTTGAGAGCAAGCTGAAGTCTTTCAGTATTGGCAAAATGGCAGTGGCAAAGAGGACCCTAAGCAAGAAGGAACAAGATgatataaagaaaaaa GAAGATGAGCGGGCAGCAGCAGAGATTTATGAGGAGTTTCTTGCTGCTTTTGAAGGTGGGGGTGAGGGCAAAGTCAAGGCCTTTGTCCGTGGAGGTCTTGCAAATGCAACAAAAG AGgaaacagctgctgatgaaaagagaggaaaactgTACAAGCCGAAGTCACGTTTTGAGACCCAGCCAAAAAGCATATTGCCTTTGGAAACTCCACCTCAGTTTTTAGCATTAGACAAAAGACAT ACTTTgaagaaaaatactgaaaaggagaagaagaagagtaaCTTGGAGCTCTTCAAAGAAGAACTTAAACA aataCAGGAAGAAAGGGATGAGAGACACAAGATGAAAGGCCGTGTCAGTCGTTTTGAACCTCTCTCGGGCATGGATGGAAGACGCTCAT cGGATGGTTCTTCAAGAAGAAACCGTCCGTCCAGTG TTTTGGATGACTGTGCTCCAGGGTCCCATGATGTCGGAGATCCATCCACTACTAACTTGTACCTTGGAAACATCAATCCACAG ATGAACGAGGAGATGCTGTGTCAAGAGTTTGGTCGCTACGGCCCACTGGCCAGTGTGAAAATCATGTGGCCGAGGACAGATGAGGAAAGGGCTCGGGAGAGGAACTGTGGCTTTGTGGCTTTCATGAACAGGAGGGATGCTGAGCGAGCACTCAAGAACTTAAATG GAAAGATGATAATGAACTTTGAGATGAAACTAGGATGGGGCAAAGGTGTGCCCATTCCACCTCATCCCATCTACATCCCTCCTTCCATGATGGAGCATACACTCCCACCACCTCCCTCTGGCCTACCCTTCAATGCACAGCCCCGGGAGAGGCTAAAGAACCCCAATGCCCCCCTGCTCCCTCCACCCAAAAACAAGGAGGAGTTTGAGAAG ACTCTGTCGCAAGCCATAGTCAAAGTGGTTATCCCAACAGAAAG GAATTTACTCTCTCTCATCCACCGAATGATCGAGTTTGTGGTGCGTGAAGGCCCAATGTTTGAAGCCATGATCATGAACAGAGAAATCAACAATCCCATGTACAG gtTTTTATTTGAGAACCAGAGCCCAGCACATGTGTACTACCGGTGGAAGCTCTACTCCATACTACAG GGTGAAGCACCAGCCAAATGGCGGACAGACGACTTTAGGATGTTTAAAAATGGCTCTCTTTGGCGTCCGCCTCCTCTTAATCCATATCTCCATGGTCCTTATGATGatggggaggaagaggaggaagaggaggagggcagCAAGAAAGGCTGCTTGAAAGAAGA GGAAAGGGACAAACTAGAGGAGATGCTCCGTGGTTTGACACCCAGGAGGGGAGACATTGCTGAGGCCATGCTGTTCTGTCTCAGCCACGCTGAAGCTGCTGAAGAGATTGTCGAGTGTATCACAGAGTCCCTCTCCATCCTAAAGACTCCTCTACCCAAGAAG ATTGCACGGTTATATCTGGTTTCTGATGTGCTGTACAACTCTTCTGCCAAAGTATCCAATGCGTCCTACTACAGAAAATA CTTTGAGACAAAACTCTGCCAGATTTTCTCAGACCTCAACGCAACTTACAAAACGATACAAGGCCACCTTCAGTGTGAGAACtttaag caaCGGGTGATGTCATGTTTCCGGGCGTGGGAGGACTGGGCTGTGTACCCAGACCCCTTCCTTATCAAGCTGCAGAATATCTTCCTGGGTCTGGTTAATCTCGCTGCAGAGAAGGAGCCTGTGACCCTCGTTGTTGAG GCTGAGGTAGCTGAGGACATTGATGGGGCTCCAATAGGAGAGTACGTAGACGGCACTCCTCTGGAGGATGTGGATGGGGTGCCCATTGACGCAGGGCACATTGATGGGGCACCAATCGACGGAGCCCCTCTGGATGACCTAGATGGAGTTCCTATCAAGCCCATGGAAGAGGACATAGATGGAATACCTT TTGATGCATCCAAGGAGACGGCCTTCAAGGTAGCGCCCTCAAAGTGGGAAGCAGTGGACGAGGCAGAGTTAGAGGCTCAAG CCGTGACAACCTCAAAATGGGAGATGTTTGAGCAACCAGAAGAAACCAAAAA GGATGATGAGGACAGTGACGATGATGACAGGAGCCCTCGATCAGAAGATAATCAAAGTTACTCCAACCCCATCAGAGATGACTCTGATATTAAGGCAAAGATGTCTGAAATGAATGAGGAGAAGCGCACCAAGCTCAGAGAGATAGAG GTCAAAGTCATGAAATTCCAGGATGAGCTCGAGTCTGGGAAAAGACCTAAGAAGCCTGGCCAGAGCATTCAGGAGCAGGTGGAGCACTACAGGGACAAACTACTACAAAAG gaaaaagagaaggagaaactTGAgcgggagaaagagagggagaagaaagagaaggagaaagctGAGGCACGGTTGAAAGagctaaagaaggaaaaagagaaggAGGACACGCCAACCAGGAAGGACAG GAAGCGGCGTCACAGCGGCTCACCCAGTCCGACACGAAGCGGCAGCAGAAGAGGACGATCATCCTCGCCCCGTTCAGAGCGGTCAGAAAGATCAGAACGCTCTGACCGATCGTACTCTAAAGATACATCCTCACGCTCTTCACATAAAGACTCTCCTCGATCCAGCAACAAAAAGTCATCCAAGAG ATCTCCCTCATCACCTCGCACACCTAAACGATCCAGGAGGTCGCGCTCCAGGACGCCCAAGAAATCAGCTAAGAAGTCCCGCTCCAAATCAAGGTCTCCGCACCGATCTCACAAAAAGTCGAAGAAGAGCAAACACTGA
- the u2surp gene encoding U2 snRNP-associated SURP motif-containing protein isoform X4, translated as MADRAPGGSQKASAKALLESKLKSFSIGKMAVAKRTLSKKEQDDIKKKEDERAAAEIYEEFLAAFEGGGEGKVKAFVRGGLANATKEETAADEKRGKLYKPKSRFETQPKSILPLETPPQFLALDKRHTLKKNTEKEKKKSNLELFKEELKQIQEERDERHKMKGRVSRFEPLSGMDGRRSSDGSSRRNRPSSVLDDCAPGSHDVGDPSTTNLYLGNINPQMNEEMLCQEFGRYGPLASVKIMWPRTDEERARERNCGFVAFMNRRDAERALKNLNGKMIMNFEMKLGWGKGVPIPPHPIYIPPSMMEHTLPPPPSGLPFNAQPRERLKNPNAPLLPPPKNKEEFEKTLSQAIVKVVIPTERNLLSLIHRMIEFVVREGPMFEAMIMNREINNPMYRFLFENQSPAHVYYRWKLYSILQGEAPAKWRTDDFRMFKNGSLWRPPPLNPYLHGPYDDGEEEEEEEEGSKKGCLKEEERDKLEEMLRGLTPRRGDIAEAMLFCLSHAEAAEEIVECITESLSILKTPLPKKIARLYLVSDVLYNSSAKVSNASYYRKYFETKLCQIFSDLNATYKTIQGHLQCENFKQRVMSCFRAWEDWAVYPDPFLIKLQNIFLGLVNLAAEKEPVTLVVEAEVAEDIDGAPIGEYVDGTPLEDVDGVPIDAGHIDGAPIDGAPLDDLDGVPIKPMEEDIDGIPFDASKETAFKVAPSKWEAVDEAELEAQAVTTSKWEMFEQPEETKKDDEDSDDDDRSPRSEDNQSYSNPIRDDSDIKAKMSEMNEEKRTKLREIEVKVMKFQDELESGKRPKKPGQSIQEQVEHYRDKLLQKEKEKEDTPTRKDRYLSPAVDRKRRHSGSPSPTRSGSRRGRSSSPRSERSERSERSDRSYSKDTSSRSSHKDSPRSSNKKSSKRSPSSPRTPKRSRRSRSRTPKKSAKKSRSKSRSPHRSHKKSKKSKH; from the exons ATGGCGGACCGAGCGCCTGGTGGCTCTCAAAAAGCTAGCGCTAAG GCGCTTCTTGAGAGCAAGCTGAAGTCTTTCAGTATTGGCAAAATGGCAGTGGCAAAGAGGACCCTAAGCAAGAAGGAACAAGATgatataaagaaaaaa GAAGATGAGCGGGCAGCAGCAGAGATTTATGAGGAGTTTCTTGCTGCTTTTGAAGGTGGGGGTGAGGGCAAAGTCAAGGCCTTTGTCCGTGGAGGTCTTGCAAATGCAACAAAAG AGgaaacagctgctgatgaaaagagaggaaaactgTACAAGCCGAAGTCACGTTTTGAGACCCAGCCAAAAAGCATATTGCCTTTGGAAACTCCACCTCAGTTTTTAGCATTAGACAAAAGACAT ACTTTgaagaaaaatactgaaaaggagaagaagaagagtaaCTTGGAGCTCTTCAAAGAAGAACTTAAACA aataCAGGAAGAAAGGGATGAGAGACACAAGATGAAAGGCCGTGTCAGTCGTTTTGAACCTCTCTCGGGCATGGATGGAAGACGCTCAT cGGATGGTTCTTCAAGAAGAAACCGTCCGTCCAGTG TTTTGGATGACTGTGCTCCAGGGTCCCATGATGTCGGAGATCCATCCACTACTAACTTGTACCTTGGAAACATCAATCCACAG ATGAACGAGGAGATGCTGTGTCAAGAGTTTGGTCGCTACGGCCCACTGGCCAGTGTGAAAATCATGTGGCCGAGGACAGATGAGGAAAGGGCTCGGGAGAGGAACTGTGGCTTTGTGGCTTTCATGAACAGGAGGGATGCTGAGCGAGCACTCAAGAACTTAAATG GAAAGATGATAATGAACTTTGAGATGAAACTAGGATGGGGCAAAGGTGTGCCCATTCCACCTCATCCCATCTACATCCCTCCTTCCATGATGGAGCATACACTCCCACCACCTCCCTCTGGCCTACCCTTCAATGCACAGCCCCGGGAGAGGCTAAAGAACCCCAATGCCCCCCTGCTCCCTCCACCCAAAAACAAGGAGGAGTTTGAGAAG ACTCTGTCGCAAGCCATAGTCAAAGTGGTTATCCCAACAGAAAG GAATTTACTCTCTCTCATCCACCGAATGATCGAGTTTGTGGTGCGTGAAGGCCCAATGTTTGAAGCCATGATCATGAACAGAGAAATCAACAATCCCATGTACAG gtTTTTATTTGAGAACCAGAGCCCAGCACATGTGTACTACCGGTGGAAGCTCTACTCCATACTACAG GGTGAAGCACCAGCCAAATGGCGGACAGACGACTTTAGGATGTTTAAAAATGGCTCTCTTTGGCGTCCGCCTCCTCTTAATCCATATCTCCATGGTCCTTATGATGatggggaggaagaggaggaagaggaggagggcagCAAGAAAGGCTGCTTGAAAGAAGA GGAAAGGGACAAACTAGAGGAGATGCTCCGTGGTTTGACACCCAGGAGGGGAGACATTGCTGAGGCCATGCTGTTCTGTCTCAGCCACGCTGAAGCTGCTGAAGAGATTGTCGAGTGTATCACAGAGTCCCTCTCCATCCTAAAGACTCCTCTACCCAAGAAG ATTGCACGGTTATATCTGGTTTCTGATGTGCTGTACAACTCTTCTGCCAAAGTATCCAATGCGTCCTACTACAGAAAATA CTTTGAGACAAAACTCTGCCAGATTTTCTCAGACCTCAACGCAACTTACAAAACGATACAAGGCCACCTTCAGTGTGAGAACtttaag caaCGGGTGATGTCATGTTTCCGGGCGTGGGAGGACTGGGCTGTGTACCCAGACCCCTTCCTTATCAAGCTGCAGAATATCTTCCTGGGTCTGGTTAATCTCGCTGCAGAGAAGGAGCCTGTGACCCTCGTTGTTGAG GCTGAGGTAGCTGAGGACATTGATGGGGCTCCAATAGGAGAGTACGTAGACGGCACTCCTCTGGAGGATGTGGATGGGGTGCCCATTGACGCAGGGCACATTGATGGGGCACCAATCGACGGAGCCCCTCTGGATGACCTAGATGGAGTTCCTATCAAGCCCATGGAAGAGGACATAGATGGAATACCTT TTGATGCATCCAAGGAGACGGCCTTCAAGGTAGCGCCCTCAAAGTGGGAAGCAGTGGACGAGGCAGAGTTAGAGGCTCAAG CCGTGACAACCTCAAAATGGGAGATGTTTGAGCAACCAGAAGAAACCAAAAA GGATGATGAGGACAGTGACGATGATGACAGGAGCCCTCGATCAGAAGATAATCAAAGTTACTCCAACCCCATCAGAGATGACTCTGATATTAAGGCAAAGATGTCTGAAATGAATGAGGAGAAGCGCACCAAGCTCAGAGAGATAGAG GTCAAAGTCATGAAATTCCAGGATGAGCTCGAGTCTGGGAAAAGACCTAAGAAGCCTGGCCAGAGCATTCAGGAGCAGGTGGAGCACTACAGGGACAAACTACTACAAAAG gaaaaagagaaggAGGACACGCCAACCAGGAAGGACAG ATATTTGTCCCCTGCGGTTGATAGGAAGCGGCGTCACAGCGGCTCACCCAGTCCGACACGAAGCGGCAGCAGAAGAGGACGATCATCCTCGCCCCGTTCAGAGCGGTCAGAAAGATCAGAACGCTCTGACCGATCGTACTCTAAAGATACATCCTCACGCTCTTCACATAAAGACTCTCCTCGATCCAGCAACAAAAAGTCATCCAAGAG ATCTCCCTCATCACCTCGCACACCTAAACGATCCAGGAGGTCGCGCTCCAGGACGCCCAAGAAATCAGCTAAGAAGTCCCGCTCCAAATCAAGGTCTCCGCACCGATCTCACAAAAAGTCGAAGAAGAGCAAACACTGA